The following proteins are encoded in a genomic region of Bacteroidota bacterium:
- the araD1 gene encoding AraD1 family protein produces the protein MRIVQLIDSHGQQRVAHVKGAHLQLVTGYTSTYAMTLAALEQAVTLPALVTSHLSEEWETYATVLASGRILSPVTHPNPARLWVTGTGLTHLGSAAARDSMHKVPDEGQTDSMRMFQMGLKAGKPADGDVGVQPEWFYKGNGTTIVAPESPIYSPAFALLDGDEIEVCACYVNDAAGNPHRIGYALGNEFSDHKTEKINYLYLAHSKLRPCAFGPELLLEELPADVRGTSRIIRDGMVIWEEEFLSGEENMSHSIANLEYHHFKYELFQQPFDVHCHFFGTATASFSKGIEPRDGDIFEMEAAGFGAPLRNTLRIQHPTTVAIKKLY, from the coding sequence ATGCGGATTGTACAGTTAATCGACAGCCATGGTCAGCAACGCGTGGCTCATGTTAAAGGAGCGCACTTACAGCTGGTTACTGGCTATACGTCGACCTATGCGATGACGCTTGCCGCGCTGGAGCAAGCAGTTACCCTGCCTGCGTTGGTCACCAGCCACCTCAGCGAAGAGTGGGAAACATACGCCACAGTGTTAGCCAGCGGCAGGATATTGTCTCCCGTCACCCATCCAAATCCCGCGCGGCTGTGGGTAACGGGTACCGGACTTACACACCTTGGTAGTGCTGCTGCGCGGGACTCAATGCACAAGGTGCCAGACGAAGGCCAGACTGACTCCATGAGGATGTTTCAAATGGGCCTAAAAGCTGGTAAGCCGGCTGATGGCGATGTCGGCGTACAACCTGAGTGGTTCTACAAAGGCAATGGTACTACCATCGTTGCGCCTGAATCACCAATTTACTCACCTGCCTTTGCATTGCTCGACGGCGATGAAATCGAGGTCTGTGCATGTTATGTCAACGATGCTGCCGGAAACCCACACCGCATTGGCTACGCGCTGGGAAATGAGTTCTCGGATCATAAAACGGAGAAAATAAATTATCTCTACCTGGCCCACTCTAAGCTACGGCCCTGCGCTTTTGGGCCTGAACTGTTGCTTGAGGAATTGCCAGCAGATGTCCGCGGCACGTCGCGTATCATTCGGGATGGTATGGTGATTTGGGAAGAAGAATTCCTGAGCGGTGAGGAGAACATGTCGCATAGTATTGCGAACCTGGAGTACCACCATTTCAAATACGAACTCTTTCAGCAACCCTTCGACGTGCACTGTCATTTCTTCGGCACCGCCACCGCAAGTTTTTCCAAAGGCATTGAACCCCGGGACGGCGATATATTCGAAATGGAAGCCGCCGGCTTCGGCGCGCCGCTGCGCAATACGCTACGGATTCAGCACCCAACAACTGTTGCAATCAAAAAGCTGTATTGA
- a CDS encoding endo-1,4-beta-xylanase, with protein sequence MRVSSDTLWFRLFFCCGLFILAGCDSTDPDPDPEPPENVLTLQDVEGLKNAAPYPVGVAIASDKIIQAGHQAIINHAFNNITAEWEMKMNPVSVGPGTYSWDRPDGLVNFAEANGLNVHGHTLIWHTTTPLWIQNFSGDNAEFEIAIERYITDVVTRYKGRVASWDVVNEVFEDGSGALRTSEFQQRMGDDFVARLFEYAHAADPDALLFYNDYGTIWDGTKRQAMLDMIDDLLARGIPIHGVGLQMHITIDFPAMSEIVATMQAISDRGLKVHISELDVRVNPNGDISSLSSARSEAQKARVKELIQAFNNLPEEHRFAVTMWGVRDSESWLINFWGNPEWPLLFDDLFNPKPAYIGFLEALQEAG encoded by the coding sequence ATGCGCGTCTCCTCAGATACCCTATGGTTTCGTTTATTTTTTTGTTGTGGCCTCTTCATCCTCGCCGGCTGTGATAGCACAGATCCAGATCCTGACCCAGAGCCGCCCGAAAACGTACTGACACTGCAAGACGTTGAAGGCCTAAAAAATGCGGCGCCTTATCCTGTGGGGGTAGCAATTGCATCTGACAAAATTATCCAGGCCGGCCACCAGGCCATCATCAACCACGCGTTTAATAACATCACGGCTGAGTGGGAGATGAAGATGAACCCTGTTTCAGTCGGACCCGGCACCTACAGCTGGGATCGCCCTGATGGACTGGTTAATTTTGCAGAGGCAAATGGGCTGAATGTCCACGGACATACCCTGATATGGCATACCACAACGCCGCTGTGGATCCAGAATTTCTCTGGTGACAATGCTGAGTTTGAAATTGCAATTGAGCGGTATATCACCGACGTTGTGACACGCTACAAAGGCCGTGTAGCGAGCTGGGACGTAGTCAACGAAGTGTTTGAAGATGGCTCTGGTGCTTTGCGTACGTCTGAATTTCAACAGCGTATGGGAGACGACTTTGTGGCAAGACTTTTTGAGTATGCACACGCAGCTGATCCAGACGCGTTGCTATTCTACAACGACTATGGCACCATATGGGATGGCACGAAGCGACAGGCCATGCTAGACATGATCGATGATCTGCTGGCTCGCGGCATCCCCATTCATGGCGTTGGTTTGCAGATGCACATCACCATCGATTTTCCTGCGATGAGCGAAATTGTTGCAACGATGCAGGCAATCTCTGATCGTGGGCTGAAGGTGCATATTTCTGAACTGGATGTGCGGGTAAACCCGAATGGTGATATTAGCAGCTTGTCATCAGCGCGTAGCGAAGCACAAAAAGCCAGGGTTAAAGAGCTGATCCAGGCGTTTAATAATCTACCCGAAGAACACCGGTTTGCGGTGACCATGTGGGGCGTGCGCGATTCTGAGAGCTGGTTGATCAACTTCTGGGGTAACCCGGAGTGGCCATTGCTTTTTGATGATTTGTTTAATCCGAAGCCGGCGTATATAGGATTTCTGGAAGCCCTCCAGGAAGCAGGCTGA
- a CDS encoding sugar-transfer associated ATP-grasp domain-containing protein has protein sequence MTLSKTSKTRNMQWLLVTVALVSIATKVFLLQYDLKTIPPEKGFDVTLKLTQPAQTGPVSFSSYLPTTRETQTVSNAHYTGRATYTLSADESGQYATWTHPASNEAIVLTYNFHAEIQPRTARLSPSVYAVLRTAFDEARKNTTTPNKTFAAFLDLDNTQYRWVNGLILKDQGQSVVHDWLEIRIAEAWIPFDPANNFFAALPDNYLVLALAAHTHRLNATGLTLEVLVNEIYLSHSYITAGAASLPSRFNAFQLWADFLGSGLPLVSLKVLLLIPVAAMIVAFFRNVIGLETYGVFLPALIAASGLHAGLGAALGGFLFITLLVAVLHSPMARAGLLYVPKLSFMLLAVVGILLGLALLSFKFGWSELVSFSLLPLVILAISAERLSLHLDEEGPVKAAKVMGMTLLVISACYAVISVPVVQAVLFTFPEVLLIVGACNLWLGGWLGLRLMEYHRFKWLMPLQDDDAIVSRFNEYVLGINRRNAVVIHEANKRRDLVLANDKTISKHVLAEHGMPVPPTFAVLSEVKDIKTHWASMTAHKTFVVKPAQGLRGSKILVLTRTRGGWLTPGGTFYTPAMLQQHIADIILGSHSGGKRDKALIEQRVYPHPFFTDIYPIGLPDLRVITHEGRVVQAMLRVPTDASDGKANLCQGAIGIGIDINTGTLQEGFLNNVYFREHPDSGAALPGRQIPFWEEIIQISKHTAALMPLRYLGIDIVIDRTAGPMILEINARPGLQIQNTNRTGLRPLLERTPVAA, from the coding sequence ATGACGTTATCCAAAACCAGCAAGACGCGCAACATGCAATGGCTGCTCGTAACTGTGGCACTCGTTTCGATTGCGACCAAAGTATTCCTTCTTCAATATGACCTCAAAACGATCCCACCAGAGAAAGGCTTTGATGTTACGCTAAAGTTGACCCAGCCGGCGCAAACTGGGCCTGTTTCTTTCTCCAGCTACCTGCCCACTACGCGCGAAACACAAACCGTATCCAACGCGCACTACACAGGCCGTGCAACATACACCCTTTCTGCTGATGAATCCGGCCAGTATGCAACCTGGACGCATCCAGCTTCAAATGAAGCTATTGTCCTGACTTACAACTTCCACGCTGAAATTCAACCCCGCACAGCCAGACTCTCACCGTCTGTTTATGCGGTGCTGCGCACTGCGTTTGATGAAGCTCGCAAAAACACTACAACCCCCAACAAAACATTTGCTGCGTTCCTCGATCTGGACAATACACAGTATCGCTGGGTAAACGGGTTGATTTTGAAAGACCAGGGGCAAAGCGTTGTGCACGATTGGTTGGAAATCCGAATTGCTGAGGCATGGATCCCCTTCGATCCCGCAAACAATTTCTTCGCGGCTTTGCCAGACAATTACCTCGTCCTTGCCCTCGCAGCACACACCCATCGCCTGAACGCCACGGGGCTTACCCTCGAGGTGTTGGTTAACGAAATCTACCTCTCCCACAGCTACATCACAGCGGGCGCTGCTTCGCTACCTTCGCGCTTCAATGCTTTTCAGTTGTGGGCTGATTTTCTGGGTTCGGGATTGCCTCTTGTATCACTAAAGGTCCTGCTACTCATCCCAGTCGCAGCGATGATTGTGGCTTTCTTCCGCAATGTGATTGGGCTAGAAACGTACGGCGTCTTCTTGCCGGCCCTGATTGCTGCCTCTGGGCTCCACGCCGGCCTGGGCGCTGCACTCGGCGGCTTCCTGTTCATTACGCTCCTGGTAGCCGTTCTGCACAGCCCGATGGCGCGGGCCGGCTTGCTGTACGTGCCGAAACTCTCTTTTATGTTATTGGCCGTGGTAGGTATTCTACTGGGCCTGGCATTGTTGAGCTTCAAGTTTGGATGGTCTGAACTGGTATCGTTCTCGCTGCTGCCACTCGTGATTCTTGCCATCTCTGCTGAACGACTGTCTCTCCACCTGGATGAAGAAGGTCCGGTTAAAGCAGCCAAAGTAATGGGTATGACCCTGCTGGTTATTTCAGCGTGTTATGCCGTGATTAGTGTGCCGGTGGTGCAGGCGGTGCTGTTCACTTTTCCGGAAGTCTTACTTATCGTAGGTGCCTGTAATCTATGGCTGGGTGGCTGGCTTGGTTTACGCCTCATGGAGTACCATCGATTCAAATGGCTGATGCCACTCCAGGATGACGATGCTATCGTGTCGCGCTTCAATGAATATGTGCTGGGTATCAACCGGCGAAATGCTGTAGTCATCCACGAGGCAAACAAGCGTAGAGACCTCGTATTGGCAAACGACAAAACCATTTCGAAACACGTACTTGCTGAACATGGCATGCCCGTTCCGCCCACCTTTGCGGTGTTATCGGAAGTCAAAGACATTAAGACACATTGGGCATCCATGACAGCCCATAAGACCTTTGTTGTTAAGCCGGCACAAGGCCTGCGGGGCAGTAAAATCCTGGTGCTCACCCGCACCCGAGGCGGTTGGTTAACACCAGGCGGTACCTTCTACACGCCGGCGATGCTGCAGCAACATATTGCCGACATTATCCTCGGCAGCCACTCCGGCGGCAAACGCGATAAAGCCCTGATCGAACAACGGGTTTATCCGCATCCCTTCTTTACAGACATTTACCCGATTGGCTTGCCCGACTTACGGGTCATCACGCACGAAGGACGGGTGGTGCAAGCCATGCTTCGCGTACCCACAGATGCATCAGATGGCAAAGCCAACCTCTGCCAGGGCGCAATCGGGATTGGCATCGACATCAATACAGGTACGCTGCAAGAAGGCTTCCTGAACAATGTGTACTTCCGCGAACATCCTGATTCCGGTGCCGCGTTACCCGGCAGGCAAATCCCTTTCTGGGAAGAAATCATACAAATCAGTAAACACACGGCGGCCCTGATGCCCCTGCGCTATCTCGGCATCGACATTGTCATCGACCGCACCGCCGGCCCCATGATTCTGGAAATCAATGCACGCCCCGGACTGCAAATCCAAAACACCAACAGGACTGGCCTCAGGCCTCTCCTGGAACGCACACCCGTTGCGGCCTAA
- a CDS encoding tartrate dehydrogenase, translating into MKTYNIAVIPGDGIGNEIIPEGIRALDAVAAQEGFKLTYSYFPWSATYYKETGAFMPEDGLDQLKAFDAIYFGAIGRPDVDDRLPAIRYTFRVRKHFQQYVNYRPVRLVPGVPGPLRNKTPEDVDFIILRENTEGEFSEIGNFVNPEQDSGFALQTSVFTRKGIERFAHYAFQLAQKRRSHLTNVTKSNTLIHSMVYWDQLFEAVSKSYPAVTYEKMYVDNAAASFILKPERFDVIATTNMIGDILSDLGGALMGSLGLGPSGNINPEKDYPSMFEPIHGSAPDIAGQGIANPISAIWSAALLLEHLGEATAAQKLESSIYAVIAAGNFTADLGGTARTTEIGDAIVRNLSPAHHVAE; encoded by the coding sequence ATGAAAACCTACAACATCGCAGTAATTCCAGGCGACGGTATTGGCAACGAAATTATTCCCGAAGGTATCAGGGCACTCGATGCAGTAGCCGCGCAGGAGGGCTTCAAGCTGACCTACAGCTATTTCCCATGGAGTGCAACCTACTACAAAGAAACAGGGGCCTTCATGCCCGAAGACGGGCTTGATCAGCTCAAAGCATTTGATGCCATTTATTTTGGCGCCATCGGCAGGCCCGATGTAGACGACCGATTGCCGGCTATCCGTTACACGTTCCGTGTCCGCAAACACTTTCAGCAATATGTGAACTACCGGCCCGTTCGGCTTGTCCCGGGCGTACCAGGCCCGCTACGCAACAAAACCCCTGAAGATGTCGACTTCATTATTCTGCGCGAAAACACGGAAGGCGAGTTTTCAGAGATTGGCAACTTTGTGAACCCTGAGCAGGACAGCGGCTTTGCCCTGCAGACCAGTGTGTTCACCCGAAAAGGCATTGAGCGTTTTGCACACTACGCTTTCCAGCTTGCGCAAAAAAGGCGCAGCCACCTGACCAACGTTACCAAGTCGAATACGCTGATTCACTCGATGGTGTATTGGGACCAGCTTTTTGAAGCGGTAAGCAAATCTTACCCGGCAGTCACGTATGAGAAAATGTATGTGGACAACGCCGCTGCGTCTTTCATTTTGAAGCCAGAGCGATTCGATGTAATTGCAACAACCAACATGATTGGTGATATCCTGAGCGATCTTGGCGGGGCACTCATGGGCAGCCTTGGTCTGGGGCCGAGTGGCAACATCAATCCGGAAAAAGATTATCCATCGATGTTTGAGCCCATCCACGGGTCAGCACCAGATATTGCGGGCCAGGGCATCGCCAACCCGATCAGTGCCATTTGGTCTGCCGCCTTGCTGCTCGAACATCTCGGCGAAGCAACAGCTGCCCAAAAACTTGAATCCAGCATCTACGCCGTAATCGCTGCAGGCAACTTTACAGCAGATCTCGGGGGCACAGCCCGAACAACCGAGATAGGTGATGCCATCGTCCGCAACTTATCCCCTGCACACCATGTGGCAGAATAA
- a CDS encoding cyclase family protein, which produces MWQNKRLIDLTLTLEDGMRGVAIETTYTVADKGWNASTYHLYSHAGTHLDAPIHYGVNDKTVEDIPLERCMGPAWVADVSGIAAKALITLEHLGDIPEKIKPGESLLIKTGWSKRLGEPEYYNALPRISDDLAHWCAAQQLPMLGVEPPAVADPFNREEIVRIHEILLRADIIIVEGLTNLDVITSPQVIFGALPIKVARDGAPVRAFALEENPAAEDTEEA; this is translated from the coding sequence ATGTGGCAGAATAAACGGCTGATCGACCTCACTCTGACGCTCGAAGATGGGATGCGCGGGGTTGCAATTGAAACCACATATACGGTAGCTGACAAAGGGTGGAATGCAAGCACCTACCACCTGTACTCACACGCCGGCACCCACCTTGACGCGCCCATCCATTACGGCGTGAATGACAAAACGGTCGAAGACATCCCCCTGGAGCGCTGTATGGGGCCAGCTTGGGTAGCAGATGTATCAGGCATCGCTGCCAAAGCCTTGATCACGCTTGAGCACCTGGGAGACATACCTGAGAAAATAAAACCCGGCGAAAGTCTGCTCATCAAAACAGGCTGGAGCAAACGGCTCGGCGAGCCCGAATATTACAACGCCCTGCCCCGCATCAGCGATGATTTGGCCCACTGGTGCGCGGCACAACAACTCCCGATGCTGGGCGTTGAGCCGCCGGCTGTAGCAGATCCGTTTAACCGGGAAGAAATTGTACGCATCCACGAAATACTGCTTCGCGCGGATATTATCATCGTCGAAGGGCTAACCAATCTGGATGTAATCACAAGTCCCCAGGTTATCTTTGGCGCACTGCCCATTAAAGTGGCCCGGGATGGCGCACCCGTCAGGGCTTTTGCGCTGGAAGAAAACCCGGCAGCAGAAGACACAGAAGAGGCATGA
- a CDS encoding four-carbon acid sugar kinase family protein: MMQSQDRETLFATLPSPWPDDVLPAIQQSVHRTNRSVVVLDDDPTGTQTVYDIPVLTTWDVAELTEILRAGTPLCYILTNSRSMVTVQAQALATEIGRNLQAAAQATGRRFSVISRSDSTLRGHYPAEVDPLLTALGKQEAIHLIAPFFEEGGRYTINDIHWVQEDDTLPPTCASGLLRTPTAACLRIESHH; this comes from the coding sequence ATGATGCAAAGCCAGGACCGTGAAACCCTCTTCGCTACTTTGCCATCACCTTGGCCGGACGATGTACTCCCGGCCATCCAACAGTCCGTTCATCGCACAAACCGATCTGTTGTTGTGCTTGATGATGACCCCACCGGTACCCAAACGGTTTACGACATCCCCGTACTCACCACCTGGGACGTCGCAGAGCTGACCGAGATACTGCGCGCCGGCACGCCGCTCTGCTATATCCTGACCAACTCACGGAGTATGGTCACCGTGCAGGCACAAGCCCTTGCTACAGAGATTGGGCGCAACCTGCAAGCTGCTGCCCAGGCAACAGGCCGGCGATTTTCTGTTATCAGCCGCAGCGATTCAACCTTACGAGGCCACTACCCTGCTGAGGTAGATCCACTCCTCACCGCGCTGGGCAAACAGGAGGCGATTCACCTGATTGCACCCTTTTTTGAAGAAGGCGGGCGCTACACAATCAACGACATCCATTGGGTGCAGGAAGACGATACACTGCCTCCAACCTGTGCGAGTGGGTTGCTGAGAACACCCACGGCCGCGTGTCTGCGGATCGAGTCGCATCATTGA